The following nucleotide sequence is from Streptomyces xiamenensis.
CCGAGACAGGATGCGGCGGGCCGACAGGCTGCCACCGTGCGCCCACGAGGGACTCGCAACGGAACGATTTCCCGCTCGCACGGGAAGGGCGGACCATCGGAGGCAGGCGGCAGCAGCCGTCGACAATGAGACCTGGCAACGGTACGTGCGACACGGCCGTACGGTCAAACCGGACCGGGGCCGGTTGTACACACCCTGTGGACAATGACTTGATGTCCTTGCGCCCCGCTGACTAACGTGGCTCAACTCGACATCTATGTCCCGGTCGCCTCCGCGTCACACCTCATGACCACAGCCGGCGCCACCCCAGCGAGTGAGAGAGCGTGCCCCGTGGCTGACCTACCTGCAGATCTTGCCGCGGTGTGGCCCAGGGTGCTGAGCGCCATCCTCGCCGAGGGGCAGGGCGTGGAGTCCAAGGACCACCGCTGGCTCCAGGACTGCCGCCCGCTCGCCCTGGTCTCCGGCACCGCCCTGCTCGGTGTCTCCAACGAGTACGCCAAGAGCGTGCTGGAGGGCCGGCTGGCGCCGATGATCGGCGAGGCGCTCAGCCGCGAGTGCGGGCAGCCCATCGGGCTGGCGATCACGGTCACCGCCCCGCCGCCCGAGCCCCAGGCCGCCGCACCGCAGCACCAGGCACCGCACCTCCCGGAGGAGCCCGCCCAGGGGCCCGCGCCCCGCCACGAGCAGCACCGCCCCGCCGAGCCGGCCCGCGACGGGTACGACGGGGGGTACGGCGGCTACGACGGCGGCCGGTACGACGACGGCGGTGGCAACCGCGGCGGGTACGAGAGCTACGACCAGGAGCTGCCGACCGCCCGGCCCGCCTACCCGGACCACCCCCAGGCGCCGCGCCCGGCGAGCGGGGGCCGCGCCCCCGGCAGCTGGCCGGGCCCGGACGGCTATCCGCAGATCCCCGCCCAGCCGGCCCGCTACAACCGGCACGAGCCGCCGGCCTACGACTCCGGCTACCGCGGCTACGACCACACCCCCCAGCAGCAGCTGCCCCCGGACGCCCTTCCCGGCCAGAACAGCGGACCCGGCTCCGGGCAGCACGGCCCGGGTCAGGGACGCGGCCAGGGGCCCGGGTCCTCGCTGCCCGAGCCCGCCTCCGGCGGCGGCAGCGGAGTGGGCCCGGCGGAGCCCACCGCGCGGCTGAACCCCAAGTACCTCTTCGACACCTTCGTCATCGGCGCCTCGAACCGGTTCGCGCACGCCGCGGCCGTCGCCGTCGCCGAGTCCCCGGCCAAGGCGTACAACCCGCTGTTCATCTACGGTGAGTCCGGCCTGGGCAAGACGCATCTGCTGCACGCCATCGGGCACTACGCGCGCAGCCTCTACCCGGGCACCCGGGTGCGCTACGTCAGCTCGGAGGAATTCACCAACGAGTTCATCAACTCCATCCGCGACGGCAAGGCGGACGCGTTCCGCAAGCGCTACCGCGACATGGACATCCTGCTGGTGGACGACATCCAGTTCCTGGCCTCCAAGGAGTCCACGCAGGAGGAGTTCTTCCACACCTTCAACACCTTGCACAACGCCAACAAGCAGATCGTGCTCTCCTCGGACCGGCCGCCCAAGCAGCTGATCACCCTGGAGGACCGGCTGCGCAACCGCTTCGAGTGGGGCCTGATCACCGACGTCCAGCCGCCCGAGCTGGAGACCAGGATCGCGATCCTGCGCAAGAAGGCCGTCCAGGAGCAGCTGAACGCCCCGCCGGCCGTCCTGGAGTTCATCGCGTCCCGGATCTCCCGCAACATCCGGGAGCTGGAGGGCGCGCTGATCCGGGTCACCGCCTTCGCCAGTCTCAACCGGCAGCCGGTGGACCTCGGGCTCACCGAGATCGTCCTCAAGGACCTGATCCCCGGCGGCGAGGAGTCGACGCCGGAGATCACGGCGGACGCGATCACCTCCGCCGTCGCCGAGTACTTCGGCCTGGGCGTGGAGGACCTGGCGGGCTCCTCCCGCAGCCGCACGCTGGTCACGGCGCGGCAGATCGCCATGTACCTGTGCCGGGAGCTCACGGACCTGTCGCTGCCCAAGATCGGCCAGCACTTCGGCGGCCGGGACCACACCACCGTCATGCACGCCGACCGCAAGATCCGGGTGCTGATGGCCGAGCGCCGGCCCATCTACAACCAGGTCACCGAGCTCACCAACCGCATCAAAAACGGCTGAGCCGACCGCCGTACGCACCGCAGGACCTCGCAGCGCCCCTGGGACCTCCCGGGGGCGCTGTTCGATTACGGGGTCACACGGGCCGGTTTTCCACAGAACTGGGGGTCCCCGGGTGTCCACACCCTGTGGGAACGGCGCGTCGCCCACATCTGTGTCCACAGGGGGTCGGGTGATCGGTCTTCTTCGCAGGTCAGTCGGCTGTGGAAACGTGGATAACGATCTTCCACAGGCTGTGGACAACGTCCGGGATGGACAGGTGTTCACCCCGGGTTTCCCCAGGCGAACCCGCTTGATCCACAGGAGAGGCCAGGTTACCCACAGGTGATCCACAAGGCTGTCCACTGTTCGGCAACACAACGCGCCGACTCACCGTTGAGGGTGAATCGGGTCACAGCGAGGGGCCGCGCGCCCTGTTGATAAGAGGGCCGGATTCTGTGGACGCGGCTGTGGGTAACTCGGGGGCTTCTGTGGACGCCTGTGGACGACCGGGCCGCCGTCCACAGGGACCCCCTGTTCATCCACCGGTCCATGCACAGGGCATGTGGACAAAAAACCGGGCCTGAGCTGGGAAAAGGGAGTTATCCACGGTTTCCACAGGCCCTACTACTACTACGACACAGTTAGAGCGGGGAAGTCGTTTCGAAGTGGGTGCTGTGGATGAACGGGCCTCCTGCGGTCTACCCGTCCCGGATCGATTTGACGCACTCGAACCCCTACTGTCAGTGCCGTGCGTCAGACTGGTGGCCGGTAGAGAGCCAGCAAGGCAGCAAGGGCTGGGAGCAGCCAGCGACAGCAGGAGGCGGCTGAAGTGAAGATCCGGGTAGAACGCGATGTGCTCGCGGAGGCGGTGGCATGGGCCGCGCGGAGCCTGCCGGCCCGACCGCCGGTGCCGGTTCTCGCTGGCCTGTTGCTGAAGGCCGAGGACGGCATGCTGAGCCTGTCCGGCTTCGACTACGAGGTCTCGGCGCGGGTCTCGGTGGAGGTGGACGCCGAGGAGGAGGGCACCGTCCTGGTGTCCGGCCGGCTGCTCGCCGACATCTGCCGGGCGCTGCCGAACCGTCCGGTGGAGATCTCCACCGACGGGGTGCGGGTCTCGCTGGTGTGCGGCTCGTCCCGGTTCACGCTGCACACCCTGCCGGTGGAGGAGTACCCGGCGCTGCCGCAGATGCCGACCGCGACCGGCACCGTGCCGGGCGAGGTGTTCGCGTCCGCCGTCTCCCAGGTGGCGATCGCGGCGGGCCGTGACGACACCCTGCCGGTGCTGACCGGTGTGCGGATCGAGATCGAGGGCGACACGGTCACCCTGGCCTCCACCGACCGCTACCGCTTCGCGGTGCGCGAGTTCCTGTGGAAGCCGGAGATCGCCGATGTGTCGGCCGTCGCCCTGGTGCCCGCGAAGACGCTGCTGGACACCGCGAAGTCGCTCAGCGGCGGTGAGACGGTCTCCCTGGCGCTGTCGGGCTCGGGGTCCGGCGAGGGCCTGATCGGCTTCGAGGGGGCCGGGCGGCGTACCACCACGCGGCTGCTGGAGGGCGATCTGCCGAAGTACCGCACGCTGTTCCCGACCGAGTTCAACTCGGTGGCGGTGATCGAGACGGCGCCGTTCGTGGAGGCCGTCAAGCGTGTGGCGCTGGTGGCCGAGCGGAACACCCCGGTGCGGCTGAGCTTCGAGCAGGGCGTGCTGACGCTGGAGGCCGGCTCCAGCGACGACGCACAGGCTGTGGAGCGCGTGGACGCGGACCTGGAGGGCGACGACATCTCGATCGCCTTCAACCCGGGCTTCCTGCTGGAGGGTCTGAGCGCGATCGACTCCCCGGTGGCGCAGCTGGCGTTCACCACCTCGACGAAGCCGGCGCTGCTCAGTGGCCGCCCGGCGAAGGACGCCGAGGCGGATCAGGCGTACAAGTACCTGATCATGCCGGTGCGCCTGTCCGGCTGAGACGGAACGGGTTACCGGATCGCGCCGTACGGTCACCGACCGTACGGCGCCAGCCGTCTGAGCGGCTGACCCCGCAGGTGAGCGCGAGGGCGCGGGCGTAGGCTCGGCGTGAAGTGTTGAGCACGATGAAGGAGTCCTGATGGAGCTGGGTCTCGTCGGCCTGGGCAAAATGGGCGGGAACATGCGCGAACGCATCCGCCGTGCCGGTCACACCGTCGTCGGGTATGCCCACCAGCGGGATGTCTCGGATGTGCACAGTCTCAAGGAACTGGTGGATTCGCTGGCCGCGCCCCGCGTGGTGTGGCTGATGGTGCCGGCCGGCGAGGCGACCCAGTCCACCGTGGACGAGCTGGCTGAGCTGCTGGAGCCCGGGGATGTCGTCGTCGACGGCGGCAACTCGCGGTGGACCGATGACGAGAAGCACGCGCGTGAGCTGGCGTCCAAGGGCATCGGTTTCGTGGACTGCGGCGTCTCCGGTGGTGTGTGGGGCCTGGAGAACGGTTACGCGCTGATGTACGGCGGTGACGCCGAGCACGTGGCGCGGGTGCAGCCGATCTTCGACGCGCTCAAGCCCGAGGGCGAGTTCGGCGCGGTGCACGCGGGCAAGGTGGGTGCCGGGCACTTCGCGAAGATGGTCCACAACGGCATCGAGTACGCGATGATGCAGGCCTTCGCCGAGGGCTGGGAGCTGTTGGAGACCGTGGACTCGGTCACCGATGTGCGCGAGGTCTTCCGGTCCTGGCAGGAGGGCACGGTGATCCGTTCCTGGCTGCTGGACCTGTCGGTGCGGGCGCTGGACGACGACGAGCACCTGGAGCAGCTGCGCGGCTACGCGGCCGACTCGGGTGAGGGCCGCTGGACGGTGGAGGCGGCGATCGACAACGCGGTGCCGCTGCCGGCGATCACGGCGTCGCTGTTCGCGCGGTTCGGTTCGCGGCAGGACGACTCGCCGCAGATGAAGATGATCGCGGCGCTGCGTAACCAGTTCGGTGGTCACGCGGTCGAGAGCAAGTAGCGGCGGGCCGGCGGGGCGCATCGTGCATGTGACGCATCTGTCGCTGGCGGACTTCCGGTCCTATGCCCGGGCCGAGGTGGAACTCGGCCCGGGCGTTTCGTCGTTCGTGGGCCCGAATGGGCAGGGGAAGACGAATCTGGTCGAGGCGGTCGGCTATCTGGCGACGCTGGGCAGCCACCGGGTGTCCTCGGACGCCCCGTTGGTGCGCTCCGGGGCGGAGCGCGCCGTGGTGCGGGCCGCGGTGGTCGAGGGGGACCGGCGTCAGCTGGTGGAGCTGGAGCTGAACCCCGGGCGGGCGAACCGGGCGCGGATCAACCGTTCCTCGCCCGTGCGGCCGCGGGATCTGCTCGGGATCGTGCGCACGGTGCTGTTCGCGCCGGAGGATCTGGCGCTGGTGAAGGGCGATCCGGGGGACCGGCGGCGGTTCCTGGACGAGCTGGCCACCGCGCGGGTGCCGCGGCTGGCGGGGGTGCGGTCGGATTACGAGCGGGTGCTGCGGCAGCGGAACACGCTGCTGAAGTCGGCGGCGATGGCGCGGCGGCACGGTGGCCGCGGGGTGGATCTGTCGACGCTGGATGTGTGGGATCAGCATCTGGCGCGTGCGGGTGCCGAGCTGTGGGGTCAGCGGCTCGGGTTGCTGGCGGCGGTGGGGCCGTTGGCGGACAAGGCGTACGAGGAGCTGGCGCCGGGGGGCGGTCCGGTCGGGCTGGAGTACCGTTCGGCGGCCACCGAGGAGCCGGTGGACGGGGAGCCGGGCCGCGACGAGCTGTACGGGGTGCTGCTGGCGGCGCTGGGGGAGGCGCGCAAGCGGGAGATCGAGCGCGGGGTGACGCTGGTGGGGCCGCACCGGGACGAGTTGGTGGTGCGGCTGGGGGAGTTGCCGGCGAAGGGGTACGCCAGTCACGGGGAGTCGTGGTCGCTGGCGCTGGCGTTGCGGCTGGCGGCGTACGGGCTGCTGCGGGAGGAGGGCCCGGAGCCGGTGCTGGTACTCGATGACGTCTTCGCGGAGTTGGACGCGCGGAGACGGGACCGGCTGGCGGGGCTGGTGGCCGGCGGGGAGCAGGTGCTGGTGACGGCGGCGGTGGCCGAGGACGTGCCCGCGTCGTTGGCGGGGGTCAGGTTCGCGGTGTCGGACGGGCGGGTCGAGCGTGCTGAGTGACGGGAGCGGGCCGCAGGGCCGGGGGGCCGGGCAGGGGAAGAAGGACGGCGCGGGGGCGCCGGAGCCCACCGGGGTGGATCTGGCACGGGTGGCGTTGCGGGCGGCGAAGGCGCGGGCCAAGGAGCGCGGTGATCAGGCCGGTCAGCGCCGGCAGGCGCGGCGTGGTGGGGGTCTGCGGTCGGGGGCGCGTCCGGGTGGGCGTGATCCGCTGTTGCTGGGCGCGGCGGTGGAGCGGTTGCGGGTGGAGCGGGGCTGGGAGGTTCCGCTGGCGGTGGGCGGGGTGATGGGGCGCTGGCCGGAGTTGGTGGGGCCGGAGATCGCCGCGCACTGTGAGCCGTTGTCGTTCGACGAGGCGGAGCGGGTGCTGGCGGTGCGCTGTGACTCGACTGCGTGGGCCACGCAGTTGCGGTGGATGGCGCCTCAGGTGGTGCGGAAACTGAACGCGGACGTGGGTCAGGGTTCGGTGCGGTTGATCAAGGTGCTGGGGCCCGGTGGTCCGCCGCGTTCCGGTGGTGCGGGTGGCCGGTTGAGGGCGCCGGGAAGCCGTGGCCCGGGCGACACGTATGGGTAGATTTGTTCCCCTTGCGATGTGATGCCGGTCACGTTGCTGTGGGTTGACAGGTGAAGGCGCTGTGCGCCGCCTGGAGCGGATGCGGCCCCGGGGCCGCATATGGGGAGTCGGGGGATGCCAGTTCAGGGCGGCACATGCGGACTCAGGGGCCCGCAAACCGCCATCGAGGTTGGCGCTAGCGGTAGACTGGACCGCATCCGTGCTGTCACGGACCAAGTCGAACGACGCAGCCGTTTCTGTGGGAACGCAAACGGCTCGCGCTGTGCCAGAAAGGGCGCTTCGTGGCCGATTCCGGCGATTCCAACAAGAACATTCCGACCCCCGGCGAAGAGCCGGAGGTCGCGCTCGGTGTGCCGACGGAGGCTGCGGCGTACGACGCCAGTGCGATCACGGTGCTGGAGGGCCTGGACGCGGTGCGTATGCGCCCGGGCATGTACATCGGGTCGACCGGTGAACGCGGTCTGCACCACCTGGTGTACGAGGTGGTGGACAACGCGGTCGACGAGGCGCTGGCCGGTTACGCGGACACCATCGATGTGACGCTGCTGGCGGACGGCGGGGTCCGGGTCGTGGACAACGGCCGCGGTATCCCGGTGGGCGTGGTGGCCTCGGAGGGCAAGCCGGCGGTCGAGGTCGTGCTGACGGTGCTGCACGCGGGCGGCAAGTTCGGCGGCGGCGGTTACGCGGTCTCCGGCGGTCTGCACGGGGTGGGCGTGTCCGTGGTGAACGCGCTGTCCACCAAGGTGGCGGTGGATATCCGTACGGACGGTTACCGCTGGACGCAGGAGTACGCGCTGGGCGTGCCCACCGCTGAGCTGGCGCGGCACGAGGAGACGTCCGAGACGGGCACGACGGTCTCGTTCTGGGCCGACGGCGACATCTTCGAGACGACGGTCTACTCCTTCGAGACGCTGTCGCGGCGTTTTCAGGAGATGGCGTTCCTGAACAAGGGGCTGACCATCTCGCTGACCGACGAGCGGGCGGCGGCGAAGCAGACCTCGGGTGCGGACTCGGTGGCGGCGGAGGACGACGACCAGCCGCGTACCGTGACGTACCACTACGAGGGCGGCATCTCCGACTTCGTGCGGCATCTCAACTCCCGCAAGGGCGAGCCGGTGCACCCCTCGGTGATCGACATCGAGGCGGAGGACACCGAGCGCAAGCTCTCGGTCGAGATCGCGATGCAGTGGAACACCCAGTACAGCGAGGGGGTCTACTCCTTCGCCAACACCATCCACACGCACGAGGGCGGCACCCACGAGGAAGGCTTCAGGGCGGCGCTGACCGCGCTGGTCAACCGGTACGCCCGGGACAAGAAGCTGCTGCGCGAGAAGGACGACAACCTCACCGGTGAGGACATCCGCGAGGGTCTGACGGCGATCATCTCCGTCAAGCTGGGCGAGCCGCAGTTCGAGGGCCAGACCAAGACGAAGCTGGGCAACACCGAGGCGAAGACGTTCGTGCAGAAGATCGTGCACGAGCACTTCACCGACTGGCTGGACCGCAACCCGTCCGAGGCCGCCGACATCATCCGCAAGTCCATCCAGGCGGCCACCGCCCGGGTGGCGGCCCGCAAGGCGCGCGATCTCACCCGCCGCAAGGGTCTGCTGGAGACGGCCTCGCTGCCCGGCAAGCTCAGCGACTGCCAGTCCAACGACGCCGCCAAGTGCGAGATCTTCATCGTGGAGGGCGACTCGGCCGGCGGCAGCGCCAAGGCCGGCCGTGATCCGCAGTTCCAGGCGATCCTGCCCATCCGCGGCAAGATCCTCAACGTGGAGAAGGCCAGGATCGACAAGGTCCTGCAGAACACCGAGGTCCAGGCGCTGATCTCGGCGTTCGGCACCGGTATCCACGAGGACTTCGACATCGACAAGCTCCGCTACCACAAGATCATCTTGATGGCGGACGCCGATGTCGACGGCCAGCACATCAACACCCTGCTGCTCACCCTCCTCTTCCGCTTCATGCGCCCCCTGGTCGAGGCCGGACACGTCTTCCTCTCCCAGCCGCCCCTGTACAAGATCAAGTGGGGCCGCGACGAGTTCGAGTACGCCTACTCCGACCGGGAACGTGACTCCCTGATCCTGCTGGGCCGCGAGCGCGGCAAGCGCATCCGCGAGGACTCCATCCAGCGCTTCAAGGGCCTGGGCGAGATGAACGCCGAAGAGCTGCGCGTGACCACCATGGACATCGCGCACCGCGTGCTGCGCCAGGTGACGCTCGATGACGCCGCCGCCGCCGACGACCTGTTCTCCATCCTCATGGGCGAGGACGTGGAGGCACGCCGGTCCTTCATCCAGCGCAATGCCAAGGACGTCCGGTTCCTGGACATCTGAGCACCACCCACCT
It contains:
- the gnd gene encoding phosphogluconate dehydrogenase (NAD(+)-dependent, decarboxylating) — its product is MELGLVGLGKMGGNMRERIRRAGHTVVGYAHQRDVSDVHSLKELVDSLAAPRVVWLMVPAGEATQSTVDELAELLEPGDVVVDGGNSRWTDDEKHARELASKGIGFVDCGVSGGVWGLENGYALMYGGDAEHVARVQPIFDALKPEGEFGAVHAGKVGAGHFAKMVHNGIEYAMMQAFAEGWELLETVDSVTDVREVFRSWQEGTVIRSWLLDLSVRALDDDEHLEQLRGYAADSGEGRWTVEAAIDNAVPLPAITASLFARFGSRQDDSPQMKMIAALRNQFGGHAVESK
- the dnaA gene encoding chromosomal replication initiator protein DnaA, with translation MADLPADLAAVWPRVLSAILAEGQGVESKDHRWLQDCRPLALVSGTALLGVSNEYAKSVLEGRLAPMIGEALSRECGQPIGLAITVTAPPPEPQAAAPQHQAPHLPEEPAQGPAPRHEQHRPAEPARDGYDGGYGGYDGGRYDDGGGNRGGYESYDQELPTARPAYPDHPQAPRPASGGRAPGSWPGPDGYPQIPAQPARYNRHEPPAYDSGYRGYDHTPQQQLPPDALPGQNSGPGSGQHGPGQGRGQGPGSSLPEPASGGGSGVGPAEPTARLNPKYLFDTFVIGASNRFAHAAAVAVAESPAKAYNPLFIYGESGLGKTHLLHAIGHYARSLYPGTRVRYVSSEEFTNEFINSIRDGKADAFRKRYRDMDILLVDDIQFLASKESTQEEFFHTFNTLHNANKQIVLSSDRPPKQLITLEDRLRNRFEWGLITDVQPPELETRIAILRKKAVQEQLNAPPAVLEFIASRISRNIRELEGALIRVTAFASLNRQPVDLGLTEIVLKDLIPGGEESTPEITADAITSAVAEYFGLGVEDLAGSSRSRTLVTARQIAMYLCRELTDLSLPKIGQHFGGRDHTTVMHADRKIRVLMAERRPIYNQVTELTNRIKNG
- the dnaN gene encoding DNA polymerase III subunit beta, producing MKIRVERDVLAEAVAWAARSLPARPPVPVLAGLLLKAEDGMLSLSGFDYEVSARVSVEVDAEEEGTVLVSGRLLADICRALPNRPVEISTDGVRVSLVCGSSRFTLHTLPVEEYPALPQMPTATGTVPGEVFASAVSQVAIAAGRDDTLPVLTGVRIEIEGDTVTLASTDRYRFAVREFLWKPEIADVSAVALVPAKTLLDTAKSLSGGETVSLALSGSGSGEGLIGFEGAGRRTTTRLLEGDLPKYRTLFPTEFNSVAVIETAPFVEAVKRVALVAERNTPVRLSFEQGVLTLEAGSSDDAQAVERVDADLEGDDISIAFNPGFLLEGLSAIDSPVAQLAFTTSTKPALLSGRPAKDAEADQAYKYLIMPVRLSG
- the recF gene encoding DNA replication/repair protein RecF (All proteins in this family for which functions are known are DNA-binding proteins that assist the filamentation of RecA onto DNA for the initiation of recombination or recombinational repair.) gives rise to the protein MHVTHLSLADFRSYARAEVELGPGVSSFVGPNGQGKTNLVEAVGYLATLGSHRVSSDAPLVRSGAERAVVRAAVVEGDRRQLVELELNPGRANRARINRSSPVRPRDLLGIVRTVLFAPEDLALVKGDPGDRRRFLDELATARVPRLAGVRSDYERVLRQRNTLLKSAAMARRHGGRGVDLSTLDVWDQHLARAGAELWGQRLGLLAAVGPLADKAYEELAPGGGPVGLEYRSAATEEPVDGEPGRDELYGVLLAALGEARKREIERGVTLVGPHRDELVVRLGELPAKGYASHGESWSLALALRLAAYGLLREEGPEPVLVLDDVFAELDARRRDRLAGLVAGGEQVLVTAAVAEDVPASLAGVRFAVSDGRVERAE
- the gyrB gene encoding DNA topoisomerase (ATP-hydrolyzing) subunit B, translated to MCQKGRFVADSGDSNKNIPTPGEEPEVALGVPTEAAAYDASAITVLEGLDAVRMRPGMYIGSTGERGLHHLVYEVVDNAVDEALAGYADTIDVTLLADGGVRVVDNGRGIPVGVVASEGKPAVEVVLTVLHAGGKFGGGGYAVSGGLHGVGVSVVNALSTKVAVDIRTDGYRWTQEYALGVPTAELARHEETSETGTTVSFWADGDIFETTVYSFETLSRRFQEMAFLNKGLTISLTDERAAAKQTSGADSVAAEDDDQPRTVTYHYEGGISDFVRHLNSRKGEPVHPSVIDIEAEDTERKLSVEIAMQWNTQYSEGVYSFANTIHTHEGGTHEEGFRAALTALVNRYARDKKLLREKDDNLTGEDIREGLTAIISVKLGEPQFEGQTKTKLGNTEAKTFVQKIVHEHFTDWLDRNPSEAADIIRKSIQAATARVAARKARDLTRRKGLLETASLPGKLSDCQSNDAAKCEIFIVEGDSAGGSAKAGRDPQFQAILPIRGKILNVEKARIDKVLQNTEVQALISAFGTGIHEDFDIDKLRYHKIILMADADVDGQHINTLLLTLLFRFMRPLVEAGHVFLSQPPLYKIKWGRDEFEYAYSDRERDSLILLGRERGKRIREDSIQRFKGLGEMNAEELRVTTMDIAHRVLRQVTLDDAAAADDLFSILMGEDVEARRSFIQRNAKDVRFLDI
- a CDS encoding DUF721 domain-containing protein — protein: MLSDGSGPQGRGAGQGKKDGAGAPEPTGVDLARVALRAAKARAKERGDQAGQRRQARRGGGLRSGARPGGRDPLLLGAAVERLRVERGWEVPLAVGGVMGRWPELVGPEIAAHCEPLSFDEAERVLAVRCDSTAWATQLRWMAPQVVRKLNADVGQGSVRLIKVLGPGGPPRSGGAGGRLRAPGSRGPGDTYG